One genomic segment of Hippoglossus hippoglossus isolate fHipHip1 chromosome 22, fHipHip1.pri, whole genome shotgun sequence includes these proteins:
- the asxl2 gene encoding putative Polycomb group protein ASXL2 isoform X2 → MRERQKRKKGRTWAEAAKTVLEKYPNTPMSHKEILQVIQRERLKEISGTSPLACLNAMLHTNSRGEEGIFYKVPGRMGVYTLKKDISDVAKELSEESSEDSSDTLSDSRSSENNSSAVSQEGRRGRWMRRVPSKLQSQPSSPQPRCSSPSVPSSKLISPSQKHSKKALKQALKQQQQRNQRRQGGMPTTSSPRLLLKTIKDMADNITTKAADLSHPVVPRKVPQRAGRLSAGQIKRTKCNIDVETPDSILVNTNLRAIINKHTFSVLPSDCQQRLLKLLPEVDRQACIDGLLKVTSSALNNEFFTSAAQSWKERLSEGEFTPELQLRMRQEVEKEKKIELWKEAFFENYYGESSGLSYEESKELTKADQNQASARPQSPLHQTRLATQASEEAKGRKESSQTDAAAKDVKTTRTSSLEPLKASPAAKEPVATIEPMKTRRSQYAEDRRLNATAQTEPTPAVRTPAVESRTERRAVASLPEKEPKEEVKEEKTNLPQSPVKKSPPPPKGSSELKKDPPMAVVKPAESEEVLPEPGGPAEPLKRKSVSETEGELTPEKRPRMSSVSSVSSVSSVSPPASSISSPATPTAATNPRVPPLKIPVSRILSVPVSPSQVSPRTPVPAPLSSPGRTGARTLADIKAKAQLARAQRTAAAAVSSASKGAVPGPGPGGGSGEQTHPSPRSCPTSPQTPTRLQSTSTGHQSSPPPSRPLDSFSQISPNASHTSYSNKPQNSSTQSLSVQPKGQENPAPGGSSTRTSSCIPANNPLVTQLLQGKEVPLEQILPKPQSKVEVEMPNLPSGSKGKTSHSAEHRADMHMSHQFNTAARAGVFSEYSRHHRELPDKETQEQILQALMQRKVQQPQPYGVLGPQFKAHQLVHAEDHQARICVGFLGRKRIPRPAMTGHYLLNVSTYGRGPESKRLHQSAIPNTSVFGFKRENVEVEPVAKEEEQVRKVFSPVSGVKTEQQGVTLTKSEEAASFPHGSNVKTEPGSEESAAAADHSSTSVTAKDTSPFSQSHRRHLELCNSNQGNSEPYLTQVDPGHQQPPAFQTQRTLDNQEPVVASCFGGTISMSVPHTLNRNTAGTCSSASSSEADGSGVHGSVMSFSVTVTTIPAGHSLDHSNQGEPSPEQSFIEGSNMEDVQSKCYCRLKAMIMCKGCGAFCHDDCIGPSNLCVSCLVVR, encoded by the exons ATGAGGGAGcgacagaagaggaagaagggcaGGACGTGGGCGGAAGCCGCTAAAACG GTGTTGGAGAAATACCCGAACACGCCCATGAGCCATAAAGAGATCTTGCAGGTGATCCAGAGAGAAAGACTTAAAGAAATAAG TGGAACTTCACCGCTGGCATGTCTGAATGCGATGCTGCACACAAACTCTCGTGGCGAGGAGGGGATTTTCTACAAAGTTCCAGGCAGAATGGGAGTCTACACATTAAAG AAGGACATCTCAGACGTGGCGAAGGAGCTGTCTGAGGAGAGCTCGGAGGACAGCAGCGATACCCTTTCTGACTCCAGAAGCTCAGAGAACAACAGCAGTGCCGTCTCCCAGGAGGGCAGGAGAGGACGGTGGATGCGCAGAG TTCCCTCCAAGCTGCAGTCGCAGCCGTCGTCGCCGCAGCCTCGATGTTCGTCGCCCTCCGTCCCCTCCAGTAAGCTCATCTCTCCCTCGCAGAAACACAGCAAGAAAGCTTTGAAACAG GccttgaagcagcagcagcagagaaaccagCGCAGACAGGGGGGGATGCCAACCACCTCCAGTCCCAGACTGCTCCTGAAAACCATCAAAGACATGGCTGACAACATAACTACAAAGGCTG CAGACTTAAGCCATCCGGTCGTACCGAGGAAGGTTCCACAGAGGGCAGGTCGCCTCAGTGCAG GGCAGATCAAACGTACCAAGTGTAACATCGACGTGGAGACTCCAGACTCGATCCTGGTGAACACCAACCTGCGGGCGATCATCAACAAGCACACCTTCTCTGTCCTGCCCTCAGACTGCCAGCAGAGGCTGCTCAAACTTCTGCCTGAAGTTGACCGGCAG GCTTGTATCGACGGCCTTCTCAAGGTCACTAGTTCTGCCTTAAACAACGAGTTCTTCACATCAGCAGCTCAGTCTTGGAAGGAGAGACTGTCTGAGG GGGAATTCACGCCGGAGTTGCAGCTCCGAATGCGTCAAGAAGttgagaaggaaaagaaaatcgAGCTCTGGAAGGAGGCCTTCTTCGAAAACTATTACGGTGAAAG TTCTGGGCTCAGCTATGAAGAATCCAAAGAGCTGACAAAGGCTGATCAGAATCAGGCGTCTGCCAGGCCCCAGTCTCCCCTTCATCAGACAAGACTGGCCACTCAAGCATCAGAGGAAGCCAAGGGCAGAAAGGAGAGCAGCCAGACTGATGCTGCTGCTAAAGACGTGAAGACAACACGGACATCGTCGCTGGAGCCTCTGAAAGCATCGCCCGCTGCGAAAGAGCCAGTGGCCACCATAGAGCCCATGAAGACACGGCGCTCGCAGTACGCGGAGGATCGGAGGTTGAACGCGACGGCTCAGACGGAGCCAACACCTGCAGTGAGAACACCTGCAGTAGAGAGTCGGACTGAGAGGAGAGCGGTGGCTTCGCTGCCTGAGAAGGAGCCTAaagaagaagtgaaggaggagaaaaccaATCTGCCCCAGTCACCTGTGAAGAAGAGCCCTCCCCCCCCAAAGGGCAGTTCAGAGTTAAAGAAGGATCCACCGATGGCTGTGGTTAAACCTGCTGAGAGCGAAGAGGTCCTCCCTGAGCCCGGTGGCCCCGCGGAGCctctgaaaagaaaatctgtcagTGAGACGGAGGGTGAGCTGACACCAGAGAAAAGGCCACGGATGTCCTCAGTTTCCTCCGTGTCTTCGGTCTCCTCCGTTTCCCCGCCAGCATCGTCCATATCCAGCCCTGCGACACCGACGGCAGCGACAAATCCGAGGGTTCCACCACTCAAG ATCCCAGTGTCAAGAATCCTTTCCGTTCCTGTGTCACCAAGCCAAGTCTCACCCAGAACCCCAGTCCCCGCCCCGCTCAGCAGCCCGGGCCGCACTGGTGCTCGCACTCTGGCTGACATCAAAGCCAAAGCTCAGCTCGCCCGAGCACAGCGAACGGCGGCTGCCGCGGTGTCGTCTGCGTCGAAGGGAGCTGTGCCAGGCCCGGGGCCAGGAGGAGGCAGTGGTGAGCAGACGCATCCTTCACCCAGGTCCTGCCCAACATCCCCACAGACACCAACCAGGTTACAATCCACCTCCACCGGCCATCAGAGCAGTCCTCCTCCTTCTCGACCACTGGACTCCTTTAGTCAGATTAGCCCAAACGCGTCTCACACATCTTATTCAAACAAACCTCAAAATAGTTCAACACAATCTTTATCTGTGCAACCTAAGGGACAGGAAAACCCAGCTCCTGGTGGATCCTCAACCCGGACCAGCTCCTGTATCCCGGCCAACAACCCACTGGTCACTCAGCTCCTGCAGGGCAAAGAGGTTCCATTGGAGCAAATCCTCCCAAAGCCACAGTCCAAGGTGGAAGTGGAGATGCCCAACTTACCCTCTGGGAGTAAGGGGAAGACGTCCCACTCTGCTGAGCACAGGGCTGATATGCACATGTCCCACCAGTTCAACACAGCAGCACGAGCGGGAGTTTTCTCAGAATACTCAAGACATCACAGGGAACTTCCTGACAAGGAGACTCAGGAACAGATCCTCCAGGCTCTGATGCAGAGGAAGGTCCAGCAGCCCCAGCCTTATGGAGTGTTGGGGCCTCAGTTCAAGGCCCATCAACTGGTGCATGCAGAGGATCATCAGGCCAGGATTTGCGTGGGCTTCTTGGGTCGTAAGAGGATTCCCAGGCCCGCCATGACAGGACACTACCTGCTCAACGTGTCCACGTACGGCCGAGGACCAGAGAGTAAAAGACTGCATCAGTCTGCCATCCCCAACACGTCTGTGTTTGGTTTCAAAAGGGAAAACGTAGAAGTAGAGCCGGTGGCGAAGGAAGAAGAACAAGTCAGGAAAGTTTTCTCTCCTGTTTCCGGGGTTAAAACGGAGCAGCAGGGAGTCACGTTAACCAAGTCAGAAGAAGCAGCGAGTTTTCCACACGGCTCCAACGTAAAAACTGAGCCTGGATCAGAGGAGAGTGCAGCTGCTGCCGACCACAGCAGCACCAGTGTGACAGCCAAAGACACCAGCCCCTTTTCTCAGTCACACCGAAGGCACCTCGAACTCTGCAATAGTAATCAAGGAAACTCCGAGCCATATCTTACCCAAGTGGACCCCGGTCACCAGCAGCCGCCGGCCTTCCAAACCCAGAGGACGCTCGATAATCAGGAGCCTGTGGTAGCTTCGTGCTTCGGTGGCACAATCAGCATGTCCGTACCTCACACTCTGAACCGTAACACCGCCGGCACCTGCTCCTCCGCGTCCTCGTCCGAGGCCGACGGGAGCGGCGTCCACGGCAGCGTCATGTCCTTCTCGGTGACCGTCACCACCATACCCGCCGGTCACTCGTTAGACCACAGCAACCAGGGCGAGCCCTCGCCTGAGCAGTCCTTCATCGAGGGCTCCAACATGGAGGACGTGCAGTCTAAATGTTACTGCCGACTCAAGGCGATGATCATGTGCAAAGGCTGCGGCGCCTTCTGCCATGACGACTGCATCGGCCCCTCGAACCTGTGCGTCTCGTGTTTAGTGGTACGATGA
- the asxl2 gene encoding putative Polycomb group protein ASXL2 isoform X4 → MTPSHQPIFPWNMHRASNMMMAEVPSKLQSQPSSPQPRCSSPSVPSSKLISPSQKHSKKALKQALKQQQQRNQRRQGGMPTTSSPRLLLKTIKDMADNITTKAADLSHPVVPRKVPQRAGRLSAGQIKRTKCNIDVETPDSILVNTNLRAIINKHTFSVLPSDCQQRLLKLLPEVDRQACIDGLLKVTSSALNNEFFTSAAQSWKERLSEGEFTPELQLRMRQEVEKEKKIELWKEAFFENYYGESSGLSYEESKELTKADQNQASARPQSPLHQTRLATQASEEAKGRKESSQTDAAAKDVKTTRTSSLEPLKASPAAKEPVATIEPMKTRRSQYAEDRRLNATAQTEPTPAVRTPAVESRTERRAVASLPEKEPKEEVKEEKTNLPQSPVKKSPPPPKGSSELKKDPPMAVVKPAESEEVLPEPGGPAEPLKRKSVSETEGELTPEKRPRMSSVSSVSSVSSVSPPASSISSPATPTAATNPRVPPLKIPVSRILSVPVSPSQVSPRTPVPAPLSSPGRTGARTLADIKAKAQLARAQRTAAAAVSSASKGAVPGPGPGGGSGEQTHPSPRSCPTSPQTPTRLQSTSTGHQSSPPPSRPLDSFSQISPNASHTSYSNKPQNSSTQSLSVQPKGQENPAPGGSSTRTSSCIPANNPLVTQLLQGKEVPLEQILPKPQSKVEVEMPNLPSGSKGKTSHSAEHRADMHMSHQFNTAARAGVFSEYSRHHRELPDKETQEQILQALMQRKVQQPQPYGVLGPQFKAHQLVHAEDHQARICVGFLGRKRIPRPAMTGHYLLNVSTYGRGPESKRLHQSAIPNTSVFGFKRENVEVEPVAKEEEQVRKVFSPVSGVKTEQQGVTLTKSEEAASFPHGSNVKTEPGSEESAAAADHSSTSVTAKDTSPFSQSHRRHLELCNSNQGNSEPYLTQVDPGHQQPPAFQTQRTLDNQEPVVASCFGGTISMSVPHTLNRNTAGTCSSASSSEADGSGVHGSVMSFSVTVTTIPAGHSLDHSNQGEPSPEQSFIEGSNMEDVQSKCYCRLKAMIMCKGCGAFCHDDCIGPSNLCVSCLVVR, encoded by the exons atgacaCCATCTCATCAACCAATATTTCCCTGGAATATGCACAGAGCATCAAACATGATGATGGCAGAAG TTCCCTCCAAGCTGCAGTCGCAGCCGTCGTCGCCGCAGCCTCGATGTTCGTCGCCCTCCGTCCCCTCCAGTAAGCTCATCTCTCCCTCGCAGAAACACAGCAAGAAAGCTTTGAAACAG GccttgaagcagcagcagcagagaaaccagCGCAGACAGGGGGGGATGCCAACCACCTCCAGTCCCAGACTGCTCCTGAAAACCATCAAAGACATGGCTGACAACATAACTACAAAGGCTG CAGACTTAAGCCATCCGGTCGTACCGAGGAAGGTTCCACAGAGGGCAGGTCGCCTCAGTGCAG GGCAGATCAAACGTACCAAGTGTAACATCGACGTGGAGACTCCAGACTCGATCCTGGTGAACACCAACCTGCGGGCGATCATCAACAAGCACACCTTCTCTGTCCTGCCCTCAGACTGCCAGCAGAGGCTGCTCAAACTTCTGCCTGAAGTTGACCGGCAG GCTTGTATCGACGGCCTTCTCAAGGTCACTAGTTCTGCCTTAAACAACGAGTTCTTCACATCAGCAGCTCAGTCTTGGAAGGAGAGACTGTCTGAGG GGGAATTCACGCCGGAGTTGCAGCTCCGAATGCGTCAAGAAGttgagaaggaaaagaaaatcgAGCTCTGGAAGGAGGCCTTCTTCGAAAACTATTACGGTGAAAG TTCTGGGCTCAGCTATGAAGAATCCAAAGAGCTGACAAAGGCTGATCAGAATCAGGCGTCTGCCAGGCCCCAGTCTCCCCTTCATCAGACAAGACTGGCCACTCAAGCATCAGAGGAAGCCAAGGGCAGAAAGGAGAGCAGCCAGACTGATGCTGCTGCTAAAGACGTGAAGACAACACGGACATCGTCGCTGGAGCCTCTGAAAGCATCGCCCGCTGCGAAAGAGCCAGTGGCCACCATAGAGCCCATGAAGACACGGCGCTCGCAGTACGCGGAGGATCGGAGGTTGAACGCGACGGCTCAGACGGAGCCAACACCTGCAGTGAGAACACCTGCAGTAGAGAGTCGGACTGAGAGGAGAGCGGTGGCTTCGCTGCCTGAGAAGGAGCCTAaagaagaagtgaaggaggagaaaaccaATCTGCCCCAGTCACCTGTGAAGAAGAGCCCTCCCCCCCCAAAGGGCAGTTCAGAGTTAAAGAAGGATCCACCGATGGCTGTGGTTAAACCTGCTGAGAGCGAAGAGGTCCTCCCTGAGCCCGGTGGCCCCGCGGAGCctctgaaaagaaaatctgtcagTGAGACGGAGGGTGAGCTGACACCAGAGAAAAGGCCACGGATGTCCTCAGTTTCCTCCGTGTCTTCGGTCTCCTCCGTTTCCCCGCCAGCATCGTCCATATCCAGCCCTGCGACACCGACGGCAGCGACAAATCCGAGGGTTCCACCACTCAAG ATCCCAGTGTCAAGAATCCTTTCCGTTCCTGTGTCACCAAGCCAAGTCTCACCCAGAACCCCAGTCCCCGCCCCGCTCAGCAGCCCGGGCCGCACTGGTGCTCGCACTCTGGCTGACATCAAAGCCAAAGCTCAGCTCGCCCGAGCACAGCGAACGGCGGCTGCCGCGGTGTCGTCTGCGTCGAAGGGAGCTGTGCCAGGCCCGGGGCCAGGAGGAGGCAGTGGTGAGCAGACGCATCCTTCACCCAGGTCCTGCCCAACATCCCCACAGACACCAACCAGGTTACAATCCACCTCCACCGGCCATCAGAGCAGTCCTCCTCCTTCTCGACCACTGGACTCCTTTAGTCAGATTAGCCCAAACGCGTCTCACACATCTTATTCAAACAAACCTCAAAATAGTTCAACACAATCTTTATCTGTGCAACCTAAGGGACAGGAAAACCCAGCTCCTGGTGGATCCTCAACCCGGACCAGCTCCTGTATCCCGGCCAACAACCCACTGGTCACTCAGCTCCTGCAGGGCAAAGAGGTTCCATTGGAGCAAATCCTCCCAAAGCCACAGTCCAAGGTGGAAGTGGAGATGCCCAACTTACCCTCTGGGAGTAAGGGGAAGACGTCCCACTCTGCTGAGCACAGGGCTGATATGCACATGTCCCACCAGTTCAACACAGCAGCACGAGCGGGAGTTTTCTCAGAATACTCAAGACATCACAGGGAACTTCCTGACAAGGAGACTCAGGAACAGATCCTCCAGGCTCTGATGCAGAGGAAGGTCCAGCAGCCCCAGCCTTATGGAGTGTTGGGGCCTCAGTTCAAGGCCCATCAACTGGTGCATGCAGAGGATCATCAGGCCAGGATTTGCGTGGGCTTCTTGGGTCGTAAGAGGATTCCCAGGCCCGCCATGACAGGACACTACCTGCTCAACGTGTCCACGTACGGCCGAGGACCAGAGAGTAAAAGACTGCATCAGTCTGCCATCCCCAACACGTCTGTGTTTGGTTTCAAAAGGGAAAACGTAGAAGTAGAGCCGGTGGCGAAGGAAGAAGAACAAGTCAGGAAAGTTTTCTCTCCTGTTTCCGGGGTTAAAACGGAGCAGCAGGGAGTCACGTTAACCAAGTCAGAAGAAGCAGCGAGTTTTCCACACGGCTCCAACGTAAAAACTGAGCCTGGATCAGAGGAGAGTGCAGCTGCTGCCGACCACAGCAGCACCAGTGTGACAGCCAAAGACACCAGCCCCTTTTCTCAGTCACACCGAAGGCACCTCGAACTCTGCAATAGTAATCAAGGAAACTCCGAGCCATATCTTACCCAAGTGGACCCCGGTCACCAGCAGCCGCCGGCCTTCCAAACCCAGAGGACGCTCGATAATCAGGAGCCTGTGGTAGCTTCGTGCTTCGGTGGCACAATCAGCATGTCCGTACCTCACACTCTGAACCGTAACACCGCCGGCACCTGCTCCTCCGCGTCCTCGTCCGAGGCCGACGGGAGCGGCGTCCACGGCAGCGTCATGTCCTTCTCGGTGACCGTCACCACCATACCCGCCGGTCACTCGTTAGACCACAGCAACCAGGGCGAGCCCTCGCCTGAGCAGTCCTTCATCGAGGGCTCCAACATGGAGGACGTGCAGTCTAAATGTTACTGCCGACTCAAGGCGATGATCATGTGCAAAGGCTGCGGCGCCTTCTGCCATGACGACTGCATCGGCCCCTCGAACCTGTGCGTCTCGTGTTTAGTGGTACGATGA